In the Wyeomyia smithii strain HCP4-BCI-WySm-NY-G18 chromosome 2, ASM2978416v1, whole genome shotgun sequence genome, one interval contains:
- the LOC129720446 gene encoding uncharacterized protein LOC129720446 produces MSTKTKKKFQQLLRVSAAHTNPPTPTCNAKAIHNATTVTIPPETEILLSLGPQFALPYTSLHDIPFYHIIADIENILTSIPEKNIREYKRCDAVNIIQNFIHSFDDNPRDSLSCFLQHACKTTKRFIKSHPDIIIVNSDKGKQTVVMYEKEYDSKMCEMLSDQNTYKPIKQNPTSGYQQQNNHLVKRLHNLGLIDKETANQLSTQTAQSPRIYGLPKSHKPNLPLRPVVPNINAPSYMLSKFIGRILQASINSRYNVSDSFSFCRFINSVQLPEDHILVSFDVVSLFTCIPRELVTHTIIERWTDIKLNTNINLDLFLEVTTFCLECSYFSYRGKHFRQVFGTAMGNPLSPTVADLVMEALLDSVIAKLDFPIPVLRKYVDDLCLALPKDKVNDVLSTFNEYNSNIQFTCEIENNKRLPFLDMVLVRQPDQTVKTEWYAKPMASGRFLDYFSTHPLHMKNNVVTNFMRRVKDFSTNLSPKEVKTIIDRHLKINHYPTHLRNRYTNRINERSLPINQPNSQDSAKTYKPLIYVQNLCSRLTKLFRTDLPNTTLATRNERTVGAMFTNMKDKLAAENQHNVIYRIPCGNCDASYVGLTTTQLKKRLSNHRSNINKLEQLLNQEHTRDTNTHEIAHLKEKTALLQHSIDSNHRFNLEKTIILDHHRRPSALPILEVCHIMNTEHTVNKRTDVDCLSSTYAGILHTLKTKIGNRSEL; encoded by the coding sequence CGCTACATGACATTCCTTTCTATCATATCATCGCTGACATAGAAAATATTCTTACGAGCATCCCTGAGAAAAACATTAGAGAATACAAGCGATGCGACGCAGTAAatatcatacaaaatttcattcatagtTTTGATGATAATCCAAGAGACTCGCTATCATGCTTTCTACAACATGCATGCAAAACTACCAAACGTTTTATCAAAAGTCATCCCGATATAATCATTGTCAACTCAGATAAAGGTAAACAGACAGTCGTAATGTATGAAAAGGAGTACGACAGTAAGATGTGCGAAATGCTATCAGACCAAAATACATATAAACCTATCAAACAGAATCCCACATCAGGTTACCAACAGCAGAACAACCACCTAGTAAAAAGGCTGCACAACCTCGGACTAATAGACAAGGAAACAGCAAACCAACTTTCCACCCAGACAGCCCAAAGCCCACGAATTTACGGACTCCCCAAATCACACAAACCGAATCTCCCACTTCGACCAGTTGTGCCCAACATAAACGCGCCGTCATATATGCTATCCAAATTCATTGGCCGCATACTACAGGCATCGATCAACAGCCGCTATAACGTATCAGACTCTTTCTCCTTTTGCCGTTTTATTAACTCCGTTCAACTACCTGAAGATCATATCTTGGTTTCATTCGATGTTGTATCACTATTTACATGCATTCCCCGAGAACTAGTCACACACACAATCATTGAACGCTGGACAGATATTAAGCTGAATACAAACATTAATCTGGATCTATTTCTGGAAGTAACCACATTTTGTTTGGAATGTAGTTATTTTTCATACCGTGGAAAACACTTCCGGCAAGTCTTCGGAACAGCGATGGGCAACCCTTTGTCCCCCACTGTTGCCGATTTAGTCATGGAAGCGCTTTTAGACTCCGTTATTGCTAAACTTGATTTTCCGATTCCTGTCTTGAGGAAGTACGTTGACGACTTATGCCTGGCCCTTCCGAAGGACAAAGTGAACGACGTTCTTTCCACATTCAACGAGTACAACAGCAACATTCAATTCACCTGCGAAATCGAGAACAACAAGAGACTCCCGTTTCTGGATATGGTTTTAGTTCGACAGCCTGATCAGACCGTTAAAACCGAATGGTATGCCAAACCGATGGCATCAGGACGGTTTTTAGATTATTTCTCTACCCACCCATTGCACATGAAAAACAATGTTGTCACTAACTTTATGCGACGTGTGAAAGATTTTAGCACTAATTTATCACCAAAGGAAGTTAAAACAATCATCGATAGACATCTGAAAATTAACCACTATCCCACCCATCTAAGAAACCGATATACCAACAGAATCAACGAACGATCATTACCAATCAACCAACCAAACTCGcaagattcggccaaaacatATAAGCCACTGATTTATGTTCAGAATCTTTGCAGTAGACTAACAAAGCTGTTTCGAACAGATTTGCCAAACACCACTTTAGCAACACGGAACGAACGCACGGTAGGAGCTATGTTCACAAATATGAAAGACAAATTAGCAGCTGAAAACCAACACAACGTGATTTATCGTATTCCGTGTGGCAATTGTGATGCCTCTTATGTAGGGCTAACGACAACACAGCTCAAGAAAAGGCTTAGCAACCACCGTTCGAACATTAACAAACTGGAACAACTCCTAAACCAGGAACACACTAGAGACACCAACACTCACGAAATAGCACACCTGAAGGAGAAAACAGCACTTCTTCAACACAGCATAGACAGCAATCACCGGTTTAACCtggaaaaaacaataattctggaCCATCATCGCCGACCGTCTGCACTTCCTATTCTCGAAGTTTGTCACATCATGAACACCGAGCATACCGTAAACAAACGCACTGATGTCGATTGTCTTAGTTCGACTTACGCAGGAATATTACACACACTAAAGACCAAAATAGGCAATAGATCAGAATTATAA